A genomic window from Spirochaetota bacterium includes:
- a CDS encoding transposase — protein sequence HIKWNRNFKRFLLRGLDKVKIEWGLLSLAHNMMKIPA from the coding sequence GCATATCAAGTGGAACAGAAATTTTAAACGCTTTCTATTACGTGGGCTTGATAAAGTGAAAATTGAATGGGGATTATTGAGTTTAGCCCATAATATGATGAAAATTCCTGCATGA